A window of the Helianthus annuus cultivar XRQ/B chromosome 4, HanXRQr2.0-SUNRISE, whole genome shotgun sequence genome harbors these coding sequences:
- the LOC110934569 gene encoding calcium-dependent protein kinase 18-like, with product MHSPFRSSLSPETRRSQSQPPPPFATTTTALNNHHHRFEGTPKRSSLLPRTRKYTDYDAKGVLIQMLIVVAFCHLQGVVHRDLKPEFHNVKLAKFQMQLYVTMQKS from the exons ATGCATTCTCCATTCAGATCTAGCCTTTCACCGGAGACTCGGAGATCCCAATCGCAGCCACCACCGCCGTTCGCAACCACCACAACCGCTCTGAACAACCACCACC ACAGGTTTGAGGGTACACCAAAAAGAAGCTCATTGTTACCAAGAACCAG AAAATACACGGACTATGATGCTAAGGGGGTGTTAATACAAATGTTGATAGTTGTTGCGTTTTGTCATCTTCAAGGTGTGGTTCACCGGGACTTAAAGCCCGAG TTTCATAATGTCAAATTGGCTAAATTCCAAATGCAGCTGTATGTTACGATGCAAAAGAGCTGA